Proteins from a genomic interval of Antedon mediterranea chromosome 5, ecAntMedi1.1, whole genome shotgun sequence:
- the LOC140048761 gene encoding transmembrane protein 255B-like → MQQTTVPVRIEQRTPEYGRRKKCAIWMSVLLFISSSLEFAIGMYLYFMVINYYVGAFWSSIGAILGVCIGLVGVYYKKEGRSFMQWGVRFIVLSILMCICGAIIDGVAAAAADDVDVDQCSYSANKTRVECTVGTTICTAEVPADTCYCCYLLDIDCTFSSKGPKDVPTHIEGVSSCDGFVVYMWLLWISVGLCSLNTLLGLITAAQISGFNKTVRSQPALYVTSAMPPQTNVYITPPPQQALAYQGQPQPYQGQPQPYQGQAQQYPQATYPMQAGASPYQGKQQEPPPPYNYDYTSTEASQEPVVPSAPPAL, encoded by the exons ATGCAACAAACAACAGTTCCTGTGAGGATTGAGCAGCGTACTCCAG AATATGGACGACGAAAGAAGTGTGCTATATGGATGAGTGTACTTCTTTTTATTTCGTCATCATTAGAGTTTGCCATTGGCATGTATTTGTACTTTATGGTCATTAACTATTATGTAGGAGCATTCTGGTCATCAATTGGT GCAATATTAGGTGTTTGCATTGGCTTAGTAGGTGTTTACTACAAGAAAGAGGGACGCAGCTTCATGCAATGGGGTGTGCGATTCATTGTGCTCAGCATATTGATGTGTATTTGTGGTGCTATCATCGATGGAGTTGCAGCGGCAGCAGCTGAT GATGTGGATGTAGACCAATGCAGTTATTCAGCAAATAAGACCCGTGTGGAATGTACAGTAGGGACAACAATATGCACTGCAGAAGTACCGGCTGACACATGCTACTGTTGTTATTTACTGGATATTGATTGTACATTTTCATCTAAAGG tCCAAAGGATGTTCCTACTCACATAGAAGGGGTGAGTTCATGTGACGGATTTGTTGTGTATATGTGGTTGCTATGGATATCAGTAGGATTATGTTCATTAAATACTCTACTAGGATTAATTACTGCAGCCCAAATCAGTGGATTTAATAAAACA GTACGAAGTCAACCTGCATTGTATGTAACATCAGCAATGCCTCCACAAACTAATGTCTATATTACACCACCACCACAGCAGGCATTAGCATATCAAGGCCAGCCACAACCATATCAAGGTCAGCCACAACCATATCAAGGCCAAGCTCAGCAGTACCCACAAGCAACTTACCCAATGCAAGCTGGTGCATCACCTTATCAAGGCAAACAACAAGAACCTCCTCCACCTTACAATTATGATTATACAAGTACAGAGGCAAGCCAAGAACCTGTTGTGCCATCAGCACCCCCGGctctttaa